A single Cyprinus carpio isolate SPL01 chromosome A20, ASM1834038v1, whole genome shotgun sequence DNA region contains:
- the LOC109113310 gene encoding brain-enriched guanylate kinase-associated protein-like isoform X2, which translates to MQTISSLQEQKEDLRKRLSYTTHKLELLEREFDSTRQYLETELRRAQEELDKFTDKLRRIQSSYSALQRINQDLEDKIHRNSQHHDDEKRALSREIIVLNNHLMEAKMTIEKLREDNDLYRKDCNLAAQLLQCNKSHYRAQLSELPAEFQERVSLHMEGSSLCHSPYADTVPASVIAKVLEKPDEVCGSQASRSPSPQPKERQGFLVGTSLVGSTERLGLRATFKSDLYSSDTALYCPDERRRERRPSMDVHGQRTVYEPQNSTDSNPEEGSMSLQPGFSQDHFRKFTTSLGGGSSSYSSFSGGGSEDKGQDPPSSAASSPRHQALYMDWRDGGEYEHKSDSSWERESPSTFTKAHTFQPTESSHHQNGSSPIYSRTMSSCYSEPYEPLPPSTSPSITYGDSRRGSAFNPEEEELIGRWRQLSVEDLSAHSHRSPGRASPYSFSEQHFSVRPAKIRLGPLYSSFQEGTDVYHHHAGVVDPFSSPSPDCSPGLRQQQSQPHLYRSKEDSQESEHSLYSPKDGGVAAGGQATEYVDVSPNSSNESLDHGSLEMAAELQHYQPERHSMSPQGTTPPPPPQQPYQKFGTLGLSRKDSLTKAQLYGTLLN; encoded by the exons AATACAGAGCAGTTACTCAGCACTGCAGAGGATCAACCAGGACTTAGAGGATAAAATCCACCGAAAT TCACAGCACCATGATGATGAGAAACGGGCTCTTAGCAGAGAAATCATCGTCCTTAACAATCATCTCATGGAAGCTAAAATGACCATAGAGAAACTGAGAGAGGACAAT GACTTATACAGAAAGGACTGTAACCTGGCTGCACAGCTCTTGCAGTGCAATAAGTCACACTACAGAGCCCAGTTATCTGAG TTGCCTGCAGAGTTTCAGGAGCGTGTAAGCTTGCACATGGAGGGTTCTTCCCTCTGCCATTCCCCATATGCCGACACAGTGCCTGCCTCTGTCATTGCTAAGGTCCTGGAGAAACCAGACGAGGTCTGTGGCAGTCAAGCCTCTCGCTCACCTAGCCCACAACCCAAGGAACGCCAGGGATTCCTTGTGGGCACAAGCCTTGTGGGTAGCACTGAGCGGCTTGGCCTCCGAGCTACTTTCAAGTCAGACCTATATAGCAGTGACACAGCACTTTATTGCCCTGATGAACGGAGACGAGAGCGCAGACCCAGCATGGACGTCCATGGACAGCGAACAGTGTATGAACCCCAGAACTCCACTGACAGCAACCCAGAAGAGGGATCCATGTCCCTGCAGCCTGGCTTCTCCCAGGACCACTTCCGAAAGTTTACAACCTCTCTGGGAGGAGGCTCTAGCTCTTACTCAAGTTTTAGTGGAGGAGGGTCAGAGGACAAGGGTCAGGATCCTCCAAGCAGTGCTGCATCTTCTCCGCGCCACCAAGCTCTCTACATGGACTGGAGGGATGGGGGTGAATACGAGCACAAGAGCGACTCTTCCTGGGAGAGGGAGAGTCCAAGCACCTTTACGAAGGCCCACACTTTTCAACCAACTGAGTCCAGCCACCATCAGAATGGTAGCTCACCCATCTACAGCAGAACAATGTCCTCCTGTTACAGTGAACCTTATGAGCCCCTGCCACCTTCCACCTCCCCCAGCATCACCTATGGTGACAGTCGCCGTGGAAGCGCTTTTAATCCTGAGGAAGAAGAGCTGATTGGTCGGTGGAGGCAACTGAGTGTGGAGGACCTGAGTGCCCACTCACACCGTAGTCCTGGCCGGGCATCACCCTACAGCTTCTCTGAGCAGCACTTCTCTGTTCGGCCTGCAAAAATTCGTCTTGGTCCTCTCTACAGTAGCTTCCAGGAAGGTACTGATGTATACCACCATCATGCTGGGGTAGTAGATCCCTTCTCTAGCCCCAGCCCTGATTGCAGCCCAGGCTTACGGCAGCAGCAAAGCCAACCTCACCTTTACCGCTCCAAGGAGGATAGCCAAGAGTCTGAGCACAGCCTCTACAGCCCCAAGGACGGTGGGGTGGCAGCTGGGGGCCAGGCAACAGAGTATGTTGACGTAAGTCCCAATAGTTCAAATGAGTCACTGGACCATGGATCTCTGGAGATGGCTGCTGAGCTGCAGCATTACCAACCCGAGAGGCACAGCATGTCCCCTCAGGGAACCACTCCACCACCCCCTCCACAACAACCGTACCAAAAATTTGGCACACTAGGACTGTCAAGAAAGGACAGTCTCACCAAGGCACAGCTCTATGGTACTCTACTAAACTGA